A window of Rufibacter sp. LB8 contains these coding sequences:
- a CDS encoding aspartate carbamoyltransferase catalytic subunit, translating into MQQLSVRHLLGIKDITAQDIQLIFETADQFKEVLNRPIKKVPSLRDVTIANVFFENSTRTRLSFELAEKRLSADVVNFSASGSSVKKGETLLDTVNNILAMKVDMLVMRHSSPGAPHFLSRKIKANIVNAGDGTHEHPTQALLDSFSIRERLGEVTGKKIAIIGDITHSRVALSNIFALQKQGAEVAVCGPPTLLPKHIGELGVKIFWNVREALNWCDVANVLRIQLERQTGKLFPSLREYALYYGINKKMLNELNKEIVLMHPGPINRGVELTSDAADSHHSIILDQVENGVAIRMAVLYLLASKG; encoded by the coding sequence ATGCAACAGCTCAGCGTTCGGCACCTGTTAGGTATCAAAGACATCACCGCCCAGGATATTCAGCTTATTTTTGAGACCGCTGACCAGTTTAAGGAAGTGCTGAACCGGCCTATCAAGAAAGTGCCCAGCCTGCGAGATGTGACCATTGCCAACGTCTTCTTTGAGAACTCCACCCGCACGCGCCTGTCTTTTGAGTTAGCCGAAAAACGCCTGTCGGCGGATGTGGTGAATTTCTCGGCCTCGGGCAGTTCAGTGAAAAAAGGCGAAACGCTGCTGGACACGGTCAACAACATTCTGGCCATGAAGGTAGACATGCTGGTTATGCGCCACAGCAGCCCCGGCGCGCCGCATTTTCTGTCCCGTAAAATCAAGGCCAACATTGTCAACGCCGGCGATGGCACCCATGAGCATCCCACCCAAGCCCTGCTGGATTCCTTTTCCATCAGAGAGCGTCTGGGGGAGGTGACCGGGAAGAAAATTGCCATCATCGGGGACATCACGCATTCGCGTGTGGCGCTGTCCAACATCTTCGCGTTGCAGAAACAGGGCGCCGAAGTAGCCGTCTGCGGACCTCCTACCCTCCTGCCCAAGCACATTGGCGAATTGGGCGTGAAAATCTTCTGGAATGTGCGCGAAGCCCTGAACTGGTGTGATGTAGCCAACGTGCTTCGCATTCAATTAGAGCGCCAGACCGGTAAACTATTCCCCTCGCTGCGCGAATACGCTTTGTACTACGGCATTAACAAAAAGATGCTAAACGAACTGAACAAAGAGATTGTGCTCATGCACCCCGGCCCCATCAACCGCGGCGTTGAACTTACCTCAGACGCCGCCGACTCGCACCACTCCATCATTCTGGACCAGGTAGAAAACGGCGTGGCCATTAGAATGGCGGTGCTGTATTTGTTGGCGAGCAAAGGGTAA
- the pyrR gene encoding bifunctional pyr operon transcriptional regulator/uracil phosphoribosyltransferase PyrR, with amino-acid sequence MHKRLIVPHALFQIMIRRLAHQLIETHQQFTDSVILGLQPRGIYVADRLQQTLQEILGITVQTGYLDITFHRDDFRRRATPLTANATKVDFSIEGKRVILVDDVLYTGRSVRAALDAMISYGRPAQVELLVLIDRQYTRDLPIEATYTGQRVDSLHSQRVEVSWQSGSHPEDAIWLLPISPDQE; translated from the coding sequence ATGCACAAACGCCTCATAGTTCCGCACGCGCTGTTCCAGATCATGATCAGGCGCCTGGCGCACCAGTTGATAGAGACGCACCAGCAGTTCACAGACTCTGTTATTCTGGGCCTGCAGCCGCGTGGCATTTACGTAGCCGACCGCCTGCAACAGACCCTGCAGGAGATTCTGGGCATTACGGTGCAGACCGGCTACCTGGACATCACCTTCCACCGTGACGATTTCCGGCGCCGCGCCACGCCCCTCACCGCCAACGCCACCAAGGTAGATTTCTCCATTGAAGGCAAACGCGTGATTCTGGTAGATGACGTGCTCTACACCGGCCGCTCCGTACGCGCCGCGCTGGACGCCATGATTTCCTACGGAAGACCGGCCCAGGTAGAATTACTGGTGTTGATTGACCGCCAGTACACCCGTGATTTGCCCATTGAGGCCACGTACACCGGCCAGCGCGTGGACTCGCTCCATTCGCAGCGCGTGGAGGTGAGCTGGCAGTCCGGCAGCCACCCCGAAGACGCTATTTGGCTTTTACCCATTTCCCCAGACCAAGAATAA